The following are encoded in a window of Telmatobacter sp. DSM 110680 genomic DNA:
- a CDS encoding VWA domain-containing protein, whose product MDLGFKTLALTALLSSSLSLSTAAFAQAQPQQAPADQQAVPDAPAPQAPSSLKGIGPLTPGIGTPASTATSSTSTDVPQQAPATQPPPSQTKDVQTTPPENMTPEDIGSRFVSNTTYVEVPVTVKDTKGKPIAGLTWRDFKVYENDTWEPLKIFTVDPAPLSIAFVIDQSLTSDVMSKVNNSLSAFQGALSPYDEVAIFSYNNGPREWTGFTGAQGNRVPAVLALAKSIGRDEQVPINSGPFAGCAIVKNGGCVDSNPTVQQGGAVGNPDFITLHKEIHTLNDAILAAAKELSTRPQGRRRIIYVISDGKEYGSKATYKDVLRYLQTNKIAVYGTAVGDSARWGEGYVSRLHLPFTMYDNRLAGYVLATGGILDSEGSLNGIEKSYAQLAQEARNQYTLVYSSHQPLIDDRYRKIEVRVDRPGVEVIAKKGYYPSGKDQQH is encoded by the coding sequence GTGGACCTTGGTTTTAAAACACTGGCGCTGACTGCACTTCTGAGTTCCTCGCTGAGTCTCAGTACGGCGGCTTTTGCCCAGGCACAACCCCAGCAGGCTCCGGCCGACCAGCAAGCTGTTCCGGATGCTCCCGCTCCTCAGGCTCCCTCGTCCCTCAAGGGTATTGGTCCTCTGACTCCTGGCATCGGAACGCCGGCATCGACCGCTACTTCGAGCACCTCTACTGACGTGCCGCAGCAGGCGCCCGCCACGCAGCCTCCTCCCAGCCAGACAAAGGATGTTCAGACGACGCCTCCCGAGAACATGACGCCGGAGGACATAGGGTCGAGATTCGTCTCCAATACTACCTACGTCGAAGTTCCGGTTACGGTAAAAGACACCAAGGGAAAGCCAATCGCCGGTCTCACCTGGCGCGATTTCAAGGTCTACGAAAACGACACCTGGGAGCCCCTTAAGATCTTCACCGTCGACCCGGCACCGCTATCGATCGCCTTCGTAATCGACCAGAGCCTCACTTCGGACGTGATGTCCAAGGTGAACAATTCGCTGAGCGCCTTCCAGGGAGCCCTTTCACCCTACGATGAGGTCGCCATCTTCTCGTACAACAACGGGCCCCGCGAGTGGACCGGCTTTACTGGCGCGCAGGGAAATCGCGTACCCGCCGTGCTGGCACTGGCCAAGTCGATTGGTCGCGACGAGCAGGTGCCCATCAACAGCGGCCCATTCGCAGGTTGCGCAATCGTGAAGAATGGCGGTTGCGTCGATTCGAACCCAACCGTTCAGCAGGGCGGTGCGGTCGGCAATCCAGACTTCATCACACTTCATAAGGAAATCCACACCCTGAACGATGCGATCCTGGCTGCCGCCAAAGAGCTCTCCACGCGGCCCCAGGGCCGCCGCCGCATCATCTACGTCATCTCCGACGGCAAGGAATACGGCAGTAAAGCCACCTACAAGGACGTGCTGCGCTATCTCCAGACCAACAAGATCGCTGTCTATGGCACGGCTGTTGGAGACTCTGCACGCTGGGGAGAGGGCTACGTAAGCCGTCTCCATCTGCCCTTCACCATGTATGACAACCGTTTGGCAGGATACGTCCTGGCTACCGGCGGCATACTTGATTCCGAGGGCAGCTTGAACGGCATCGAGAAGAGCTACGCGCAGCTCGCCCAGGAGGCAAGAAATCAGTACACACTGGTGTATTCAAGCCATCAGCCTCTGATCGATGACAGGTACCGCAAGATCGAAGTGCGCGTGGATCGGCCCGGTGTCGAAGTGATTGCGAAAAAGGGCTACTACCCCTCCGGCAAGGATCAACAACACTAA
- the tatA gene encoding twin-arginine translocase TatA/TatE family subunit gives MGDLLQPWHLILLAIVAFLLFGAKRLPELGKGLGEGLKGFREGIKGVTDPAPPPTSQSVQTPPPPPPASNEPPKQA, from the coding sequence ATGGGCGATCTATTACAGCCATGGCACCTGATTCTGCTGGCGATTGTGGCGTTTCTGCTGTTCGGCGCCAAGCGTCTGCCAGAGCTAGGCAAAGGGCTTGGCGAAGGATTGAAAGGGTTTAGGGAAGGCATCAAGGGCGTGACCGACCCCGCGCCGCCTCCGACGTCGCAGAGCGTACAGACTCCGCCTCCTCCGCCGCCAGCAAGCAACGAGCCTCCGAAGCAGGCGTAA
- a CDS encoding thioredoxin family protein, whose amino-acid sequence MKLTKILSMVAAVALTAAPAFSASRDIYPDPTEAKADLAAALKTAAATHKRVILDFGGNWCGDCQVLDIYFHNPQNRPILESNYVLVHINVGQYDANLDLAKHYGIPLEKGVPALVVLSDTGKVLLSQKSGEFEKMGHMEPNSVTSFLVQWKPTKPGCSVMVVNC is encoded by the coding sequence ATGAAACTAACAAAGATTTTGAGCATGGTTGCAGCCGTGGCTTTGACCGCAGCACCGGCATTTTCTGCCAGTCGTGATATATATCCTGATCCAACAGAAGCCAAGGCCGATCTTGCCGCAGCCCTCAAGACGGCCGCCGCGACCCACAAGCGCGTGATTCTCGACTTCGGCGGAAACTGGTGCGGCGACTGCCAGGTGCTCGACATCTACTTCCACAATCCGCAGAACCGTCCAATTCTCGAATCAAACTACGTGTTGGTGCACATCAATGTGGGGCAGTACGACGCCAATCTTGATCTCGCAAAACATTACGGCATTCCCCTCGAGAAGGGTGTGCCGGCGCTCGTAGTTCTCAGCGATACAGGCAAAGTGCTCTTAAGCCAGAAGAGTGGCGAATTCGAAAAAATGGGCCACATGGAGCCGAATTCAGTCACTAGTTTTCTGGTTCAGTGGAAGCCAACCAAGCCCGGCTGCAGCGTGATGGTAGTGAACTGCTGA
- a CDS encoding DMT family transporter, with product MSSSGAAAGFGLLSAASWGGSDFAGGWGARRSSSLLITASGQIVSLVALLLVCLVLRFTIPAASYLIYSAIGGFEGAIALAVFYRALSIGAMGLTAALTGLMTALIPVLFEFFHAGWPSSLTLVGLAAGLAAIWLISHTPSTPDAPTSRRALLLGASAGVGFGVQLILFKMAAAGGVLWSLTSGRIAGVAAILLVVAFAPPQRPWRGFWIAGIISGSLDTVGNLLYMLTSQLGRLDVAAVICSLYPAGTILLAGIILRERPTKRQMAGMGLALAAVALLSA from the coding sequence ATGAGCTCTTCAGGAGCCGCGGCGGGCTTCGGTCTGCTTTCCGCCGCAAGTTGGGGCGGGTCCGATTTCGCTGGCGGCTGGGGTGCGCGCAGGTCATCGTCGCTGCTCATTACAGCCTCAGGGCAAATCGTCTCCCTTGTAGCGCTGCTGCTGGTCTGCCTGGTCCTGCGATTCACCATCCCTGCTGCGAGCTACCTGATCTACTCTGCGATCGGCGGATTTGAAGGGGCTATCGCCCTCGCCGTCTTCTATCGCGCTCTCTCCATAGGAGCCATGGGGCTCACCGCCGCCTTGACGGGTCTGATGACCGCGCTCATCCCCGTTCTTTTTGAGTTTTTTCACGCCGGCTGGCCCAGCTCGCTCACCTTGGTCGGTCTGGCCGCTGGACTGGCTGCGATCTGGCTGATTTCGCATACGCCCTCGACGCCTGACGCCCCAACCTCCCGCCGCGCGCTGCTACTCGGTGCAAGCGCTGGTGTCGGTTTCGGAGTGCAACTAATTCTCTTCAAAATGGCGGCTGCAGGCGGAGTTTTGTGGTCGCTCACATCCGGTAGAATCGCGGGTGTTGCCGCAATCCTGCTTGTCGTTGCATTTGCGCCACCCCAACGTCCCTGGCGTGGCTTTTGGATAGCCGGAATCATCTCCGGTTCACTGGATACGGTCGGCAACTTGCTCTACATGCTCACTTCGCAACTGGGCCGGTTGGACGTTGCCGCAGTCATCTGCTCCCTGTACCCGGCAGGCACCATCCTGCTTGCAGGCATCATCTTGCGCGAGCGGCCGACCAAGCGACAGATGGCTGGAATGGGGTTGGCGCTCGCTGCAGTCGCTCTGCTTAGCGCCTAG
- a CDS encoding VWA domain-containing protein, producing the protein MRVSRTLVLLLMAMPLFSFAAWGQLVPSPDAPPVSTAPPPPPEEESMGTLKLNVNLVDLFFTVKNKSGELVPHLSKDDCSVAEDKVPQTLKNFTAETHLPLTLGILLDTSGSQIDVLPLEQQAGSQFLERVLKSKDQAFLLSFDVNVDLLQDFTNSARQLSHAMNKAQINTAGGNGSSGIPGLGGGTIPIHGTPKGTLLYDAIYLASNEKMAQQNGRKAMIILTDGDDQGSDHKIQEAIAAAEKSNTIVYVILIAEPSFYGGFGYSGYSAAKKLSEETGGRMINVGANGKKLDAAFQQIEEELRTEYLASYTPTNAKQDGTFRRVSVQCKGDDMKVQVRKGYYAPAPEGR; encoded by the coding sequence ATGCGCGTCTCCCGCACCCTCGTCCTCCTTCTGATGGCCATGCCGCTGTTTTCGTTCGCGGCCTGGGGACAGCTTGTTCCCTCTCCCGACGCTCCTCCGGTAAGCACCGCTCCGCCACCGCCACCGGAAGAAGAGTCGATGGGCACCCTGAAGCTGAATGTGAATCTCGTCGATTTGTTCTTCACCGTGAAGAATAAGTCGGGCGAACTGGTTCCCCACCTTTCGAAGGACGATTGTTCGGTTGCGGAAGACAAGGTTCCGCAGACGCTCAAGAACTTCACGGCGGAGACTCATCTTCCGCTAACTTTGGGTATTTTGCTCGATACGTCGGGTAGCCAGATTGACGTGCTGCCACTGGAGCAGCAGGCAGGCAGCCAGTTTCTTGAACGCGTGCTGAAGTCCAAAGATCAGGCGTTCCTTCTTTCCTTCGATGTGAACGTGGACCTGCTGCAAGACTTTACGAACAGCGCGCGCCAACTGTCGCATGCCATGAACAAGGCTCAGATCAATACCGCTGGCGGGAACGGCAGTTCCGGGATTCCGGGACTCGGCGGCGGCACTATCCCGATCCACGGGACGCCAAAGGGCACGCTGCTGTACGACGCGATTTACCTTGCTTCGAACGAGAAGATGGCGCAGCAGAATGGCCGTAAAGCGATGATCATTCTGACGGACGGCGACGACCAGGGAAGCGACCACAAGATTCAAGAAGCCATTGCCGCCGCGGAGAAGTCGAACACGATCGTTTACGTCATTCTCATCGCTGAACCCAGCTTTTATGGAGGATTTGGCTACTCGGGTTATTCGGCTGCGAAGAAACTTTCCGAGGAAACGGGCGGGCGCATGATCAACGTGGGCGCCAACGGCAAGAAGCTGGATGCAGCTTTCCAGCAGATTGAAGAAGAGTTGCGCACCGAGTACCTGGCAAGCTATACCCCGACCAACGCCAAACAGGACGGCACCTTCCGTCGAGTTTCGGTGCAGTGTAAAGGCGATGACATGAAGGTACAGGTTCGCAAGGGTTACTATGCACCTGCGCCGGAAGGCAGATAG